The Geodermatophilaceae bacterium NBWT11 genome has a segment encoding these proteins:
- a CDS encoding polysaccharide deacetylase family protein — protein MRRRQFLALGGAAVLAGCGRAASPSSASATTASTTASNAGSAAPTTPAPTTPPPTPGTAAEVLARSTVAALCFHQIREHTAEDGEYARSITTPPAVLTAQLQALRDGGRTPVTAQAVVDHLEFGTPLPEKPVLLSFDDGSETHHSVALPALQALGFPAVFFPMTVVLDKPGWMSADQLRDLEAAGMTVGGHTWDHQRLDQLPPDQWAVELAEPKATLETILGHPVDLMAYPYGAWNAEAAAQVAAAGFRAAWQLSDDTDPTTPLLTVRRLMPPPTWDGPTLLAKLDSEFVTP, from the coding sequence GTGCGCCGCCGACAGTTCCTCGCCCTGGGCGGGGCCGCCGTGCTGGCCGGGTGCGGACGCGCCGCGAGCCCGTCGTCCGCATCGGCGACCACGGCGTCGACCACGGCGTCGAACGCGGGCAGCGCGGCGCCCACCACTCCGGCGCCCACCACCCCGCCGCCCACCCCGGGCACCGCGGCCGAGGTGTTGGCCCGGTCGACGGTCGCGGCGCTGTGCTTCCACCAGATCCGGGAGCACACCGCCGAGGACGGCGAGTACGCCCGCTCGATCACCACCCCACCGGCGGTGCTCACCGCGCAGCTGCAGGCACTGCGGGACGGCGGCCGCACGCCGGTCACCGCGCAGGCCGTGGTCGACCACCTCGAGTTCGGCACGCCACTGCCGGAGAAGCCGGTGCTGCTCTCCTTCGACGACGGGTCCGAGACCCACCACTCGGTGGCCCTGCCCGCGCTGCAGGCCCTGGGGTTCCCGGCGGTGTTCTTCCCGATGACGGTCGTGCTGGACAAGCCCGGGTGGATGTCGGCCGACCAGCTGCGCGACCTGGAGGCCGCCGGGATGACGGTCGGCGGGCACACCTGGGACCACCAGCGGCTCGACCAGCTCCCACCGGACCAGTGGGCCGTCGAGCTGGCCGAGCCCAAGGCGACGCTGGAGACGATCCTGGGCCACCCGGTCGACCTGATGGCCTACCCGTACGGCGCATGGAACGCCGAGGCCGCGGCCCAGGTGGCCGCAGCCGGGTTCCGGGCGGCCTGGCAGCTGTCCGACGACACCGACCCGACCACCCCGCTGCTCACCGTCCGCCGGCTGATGCCGCCGCCCACCTGGGACGGACCCACCCTGCTGGCGAAGCTGGACAGCGAGTTCGTCACCCCCTGA
- a CDS encoding NAD-glutamate dehydrogenase, with product MPHPAPSAGPSDRGTSGPPGAARPADLAALEAARAEKEQILDRAAVLAASEVGPLPAGLTVADVPALVHRYYRGEPAAEVVGHDPAELVALALDHLRLAEVRPQGSATVALDRPADGPAVLRVVTDDMPYLVDSVTAEVVRQKVGLEHVVHPVVVVRRDVTGGLLAFCDSGDVASCGTDALAESWMAVVLAGSVDDEAAEDLVAGLRTVLADVRGVHEDTGKLRDRALDLAHFLEEDGDDDAREAAALLRWMTDGNFVFLGARDVDLVTGGDGALATAAVPGSGLGVLRSDTDMSTPVVPVAAAARDAVGRRVVVTKADVRSTVHRPAWLDVVAVTLPGPQGTSGRQHRVVGLFPTGAYTASVTEVPLVRQTAAAVLARSGVEADSHTGKELLDVLETYPRDELLQVDVDQLLPVALAVLHLRERRQTRLFLRRDPLGRFFSALVYLPRDRYTTEVRLAMQKLLLEHLGGTSVEYTARSTESVLTRLHFVVRVPVGKRGATGLPSVDAGELERALAAVARSWTDDLADVLVAEHGADAERRLAQVADAFPAAYQEDFPASTAVADLDRLDSLAAGELSLRLWTPRDAAPGERRLTVFRVGERLLLSDVLPVLQHLGVSVVDERPYEIDRIGAPLAWVYDFGLSTPTGPLPALDSLPRRFTDAVSAVWRGDAEDDGLGALVLVAGLTWQQVAVVRAYVQWLRQGGLPFGSRYVETALAAHPDVVSGVVDLFALRFDPDHTGDRAADERALVERLTARIGEVESLDADRVLTSLVAAVRATTRTTAYVDGAFTDGTPLAVKLDPHAVPDLPEPRPAREVWVSSPRVLGVHLRFGAVARGGLRWSDRREDLRTEVLGLVKAQTVKNTVIVPTGAKGGFVVLRPPADGSREAVLTEGQACYRLFIGALLTLTDDLVDGAVVHPDRVVRHDAEDTYLVVAADKGTATFSDLANSISLERGFWLGDAFASGGSVGYDHKAMGITARGAWESVARHFRELGIDVQSQEVTVVGVGDMSGDVFGNGMLLSEQLRLVAAFDHRHVFVDPTPDAATSFAERKRLFELPRSSWADYERSLISAGGGIWPRTAKSVPVSEPMREALGLDAEVEHLTPAELVRAVLLAPVDLLFNGGIGTYVKAETESHLDVGDKANDAVRVDGRELRVRVVGEGGNLGLTQRGRVEYALSGGRVNTDAIDNSAGVDTSDHEVNIKIALNRVVDDGRLDPAGRAALLASMTDEVAAQVLTDNHDQNSTLAGESSAARSLLDAHSRFLRALERSGRLDRAVEALPDERALSERRRDGAALTSPELSVLLAYAKLEVDDAVLHSTLPDDPALADLLTDYVPGELQRRFPEAVAAHPLRREITATALTNRAVNTAGVTGLFRLAEETGAPLVAVVRAHTVARRVFGVDRLWDAARALDNRVPAATQVQLRTEATRLAERASRWLLRVPELAAEPAPSIGTVTARFTDAVAAVARDLPEWLLGADAGAYADRAAELRSAGVPPELAAEVAAAGLLPAALDLAVVAEDTGAPIALAGRVWQCLAERLDLVPLRELVTALPRDRRWPAMARASLRDDLTAEQTALTAEVLRTRSADDDGADVLVARWVDRWDTGQRRAATQLAELAAGDAHELAELVVAVRTLRGLRRG from the coding sequence ATGCCCCACCCCGCACCGTCCGCCGGCCCCAGCGACCGCGGGACGAGCGGACCGCCCGGCGCCGCCCGCCCGGCGGACCTCGCCGCGCTGGAGGCGGCCCGCGCGGAGAAGGAGCAGATCCTCGACCGGGCCGCGGTGCTGGCCGCCAGCGAGGTCGGGCCGCTGCCCGCCGGGCTGACCGTGGCCGACGTCCCGGCCCTGGTGCACCGCTACTACCGGGGTGAGCCGGCCGCCGAGGTGGTCGGGCACGACCCCGCCGAGCTCGTCGCGCTCGCCCTGGACCACCTGCGGTTGGCCGAGGTGCGCCCGCAGGGGTCGGCCACCGTCGCCCTGGACCGCCCGGCCGACGGGCCCGCGGTGCTCCGGGTGGTCACCGACGACATGCCGTACCTGGTCGACTCGGTCACCGCCGAGGTGGTCCGGCAGAAGGTCGGCCTCGAGCACGTGGTGCACCCGGTGGTCGTCGTCCGCCGCGACGTGACCGGGGGGCTGCTCGCCTTCTGCGACAGCGGCGACGTCGCCAGCTGCGGCACCGACGCCCTCGCCGAGTCCTGGATGGCCGTGGTGCTGGCCGGCTCGGTGGACGACGAGGCGGCCGAGGACCTGGTCGCCGGCCTGCGCACCGTGCTCGCCGACGTGCGCGGGGTGCACGAGGACACCGGCAAGCTGCGCGACCGCGCCCTGGACCTCGCCCACTTCCTCGAGGAGGACGGCGACGACGACGCCCGCGAGGCCGCCGCGCTGCTCCGCTGGATGACCGACGGCAACTTCGTCTTCCTCGGTGCCCGCGACGTCGACCTCGTCACCGGCGGGGACGGCGCCCTCGCGACGGCCGCCGTCCCCGGCTCGGGCCTGGGCGTGCTGCGCAGCGACACCGACATGTCCACCCCCGTCGTCCCGGTGGCCGCCGCGGCCCGTGACGCGGTGGGCCGGCGGGTGGTCGTCACCAAGGCCGACGTCCGCTCCACCGTGCACCGGCCGGCCTGGCTGGACGTCGTCGCCGTCACCCTGCCCGGCCCGCAGGGCACCAGCGGTCGGCAGCACCGGGTGGTCGGGCTCTTCCCCACCGGTGCCTACACCGCGAGCGTCACCGAGGTGCCGCTGGTCCGGCAGACCGCCGCCGCGGTGCTGGCCCGCTCCGGGGTGGAGGCCGACAGCCACACCGGCAAGGAGCTGCTCGACGTCCTGGAGACCTACCCGCGCGACGAGCTGCTGCAGGTCGACGTGGACCAGCTGCTGCCCGTCGCGCTGGCCGTGCTGCACCTGCGCGAGCGCCGGCAGACCCGGCTCTTCCTGCGCCGCGACCCGCTCGGGCGGTTCTTCTCCGCGCTGGTCTACCTGCCGCGCGACCGGTACACGACGGAGGTGCGGCTGGCGATGCAGAAGCTGCTGCTGGAGCACCTGGGCGGTACGAGCGTCGAGTACACCGCCCGCTCCACGGAGTCGGTGCTCACCCGGCTGCACTTCGTCGTCCGGGTGCCGGTGGGCAAGCGCGGGGCGACCGGGCTGCCGTCGGTGGACGCCGGGGAGCTCGAGCGGGCCCTGGCCGCGGTCGCCCGCAGCTGGACCGACGACCTGGCCGACGTGCTGGTCGCCGAGCACGGCGCCGACGCCGAACGCCGGCTGGCCCAGGTCGCCGATGCCTTCCCGGCCGCCTACCAGGAGGACTTCCCGGCCTCCACGGCCGTCGCCGACCTCGACCGGCTGGACTCCCTCGCCGCGGGTGAGCTGTCGCTGCGGCTGTGGACCCCCCGCGACGCGGCGCCCGGCGAGCGCCGGCTGACCGTCTTCCGGGTCGGGGAGAGGCTGCTGCTGTCCGACGTGCTGCCGGTGCTGCAGCACCTGGGCGTCAGCGTGGTCGACGAGCGCCCCTACGAGATCGACCGGATCGGGGCCCCGCTGGCCTGGGTCTACGACTTCGGCCTCAGCACCCCCACCGGCCCGCTGCCCGCGCTGGACTCCCTCCCCCGCCGGTTCACCGACGCGGTGTCCGCGGTCTGGCGCGGGGACGCCGAGGACGACGGGCTGGGCGCGCTGGTGCTGGTCGCCGGGCTGACCTGGCAGCAGGTCGCCGTCGTCCGGGCGTACGTGCAGTGGCTGCGCCAGGGCGGGCTGCCGTTCGGCTCCCGCTACGTGGAGACGGCGCTGGCCGCGCACCCCGACGTGGTGTCCGGGGTGGTCGACCTGTTCGCGCTGCGCTTCGACCCCGACCACACCGGCGACCGGGCCGCCGACGAACGGGCGCTGGTCGAGCGGCTGACCGCGCGGATCGGCGAGGTCGAGTCCCTCGACGCCGACCGGGTGCTCACCTCGCTGGTCGCCGCCGTCCGGGCCACGACGCGGACCACGGCCTACGTCGACGGGGCGTTCACCGACGGCACCCCGCTGGCGGTCAAGCTCGACCCGCACGCCGTCCCGGACCTGCCCGAGCCGCGTCCGGCCCGCGAGGTGTGGGTGTCCAGCCCGCGGGTGCTGGGCGTCCACCTGCGCTTCGGCGCGGTGGCCCGCGGCGGGCTGCGGTGGTCCGACCGCCGGGAGGACCTGCGCACCGAGGTGCTCGGCCTGGTCAAGGCGCAGACGGTGAAGAACACCGTGATCGTGCCGACCGGCGCCAAGGGCGGCTTCGTCGTCCTGCGGCCCCCGGCCGACGGCTCCCGCGAGGCCGTGCTGACCGAGGGCCAGGCCTGCTACCGGCTCTTCATCGGCGCGCTGCTCACCCTCACCGACGACTTGGTGGACGGCGCCGTGGTGCACCCGGACCGGGTGGTGCGGCACGACGCCGAGGACACCTACCTGGTGGTCGCGGCCGACAAGGGGACGGCGACGTTCTCCGACCTGGCCAACTCGATCAGCCTGGAGCGCGGCTTCTGGCTGGGCGACGCGTTCGCCTCGGGCGGCTCGGTCGGCTACGACCACAAGGCGATGGGCATCACCGCCCGCGGCGCCTGGGAGTCCGTGGCCCGGCACTTCCGCGAGCTCGGCATCGACGTGCAGAGCCAGGAGGTCACCGTCGTGGGCGTCGGCGACATGAGCGGTGACGTCTTCGGCAACGGCATGCTGCTCAGCGAGCAGCTGCGGCTGGTGGCCGCCTTCGACCACCGGCACGTGTTCGTCGACCCCACCCCGGACGCCGCGACGTCCTTCGCGGAGCGGAAGCGGCTCTTCGAGCTGCCCCGCTCGTCGTGGGCGGACTACGAGCGCTCGCTGATCAGCGCCGGGGGCGGCATCTGGCCGCGGACGGCGAAGTCCGTGCCGGTCAGCGAGCCGATGCGCGAGGCGCTGGGCCTCGACGCCGAGGTGGAGCACCTGACCCCCGCCGAGCTGGTGCGCGCGGTGCTGCTGGCCCCGGTGGACCTGCTGTTCAACGGCGGCATCGGCACCTACGTCAAGGCCGAGACCGAGAGCCACCTCGACGTCGGGGACAAGGCCAACGACGCGGTGCGGGTGGACGGCCGGGAGCTGCGGGTCCGGGTGGTGGGCGAGGGCGGCAACCTGGGCCTGACCCAGCGCGGACGGGTGGAGTACGCGCTGTCCGGCGGCCGGGTGAACACCGACGCGATCGACAACTCCGCCGGCGTGGACACCTCCGACCACGAGGTCAACATCAAGATCGCGCTCAACCGCGTGGTGGACGACGGCCGGCTCGACCCCGCGGGCCGCGCCGCGCTGCTCGCCTCGATGACCGACGAGGTCGCCGCGCAGGTGCTCACCGACAACCACGACCAGAACTCCACCCTGGCCGGTGAGTCCAGCGCCGCGCGCAGCCTGCTCGACGCGCACAGCCGGTTCCTCCGCGCGCTGGAGCGCTCGGGCCGGCTGGACCGGGCGGTCGAGGCGCTGCCCGACGAGCGGGCCCTGAGCGAACGACGGCGGGACGGCGCGGCCCTCACCTCACCGGAGCTCTCGGTGCTGCTGGCCTACGCCAAGCTCGAGGTGGACGACGCAGTGCTGCACTCCACGCTGCCCGACGACCCCGCGTTGGCCGACCTGCTCACCGACTACGTGCCGGGCGAGCTGCAGCGTCGCTTCCCCGAGGCCGTCGCCGCGCACCCGCTGCGCCGGGAGATCACCGCGACCGCGCTGACGAACCGGGCGGTCAACACCGCCGGGGTGACCGGGCTGTTCCGGCTGGCCGAGGAGACCGGTGCCCCGCTGGTCGCCGTCGTCCGCGCGCACACCGTGGCCCGCCGGGTGTTCGGTGTCGACCGGCTGTGGGACGCCGCCCGCGCCCTGGACAACCGGGTGCCGGCCGCCACCCAGGTGCAGCTGCGCACCGAGGCCACCCGGCTGGCCGAGCGGGCCAGCCGCTGGCTGCTGCGGGTGCCCGAGCTCGCCGCCGAGCCCGCGCCCTCGATCGGCACCGTCACCGCCCGGTTCACCGACGCCGTGGCCGCGGTGGCCCGGGACCTGCCGGAGTGGCTGCTGGGCGCCGACGCCGGCGCCTACGCCGACCGGGCCGCCGAGCTGCGGTCGGCCGGGGTGCCCCCGGAGTTGGCCGCCGAGGTCGCCGCGGCCGGGCTGCTGCCCGCCGCGCTGGACCTCGCGGTCGTCGCCGAGGACACCGGGGCTCCGATCGCGCTGGCCGGGCGGGTCTGGCAGTGCCTGGCCGAGCGGCTGGACCTGGTCCCGCTGCGCGAGCTGGTGACCGCGCTCCCCCGCGACCGGCGCTGGCCGGCGATGGCCCGGGCCTCGCTGCGCGACGACCTCACCGCCGAGCAGACCGCGCTCACCGCGGAGGTGCTGCGGACCCGGTCGGCCGACGACGACGGCGCGGACGTGCTGGTGGCCCGGTGGGTGGACCGCTGGGACACCGGTCAGCGCCGGGCGGCCACCCAGCTGGCCGAGCTGGCCGCCGGGGACGCGCACGAGCTGGCCGAGCTCGTCGTCGCCGTCCGGACCCTGCGGGGGCTGCGGCGCGGCTGA
- a CDS encoding phage holin family protein, with amino-acid sequence MERASATMTGVSSVVRFALRVVVLAGIIYVVTQLVTGITVVGNPDGTFGETGTFLWVALLFAVVNSIVGPVVRLLSLPFVVLTLGLFLLVVNAAMLGITAAVSDRLQVDGFWTAIVGGFLIALFSWIAELILPLKVKA; translated from the coding sequence ATGGAGAGGGCCTCTGCCACCATGACCGGCGTGTCGTCCGTCGTGAGGTTCGCGCTCCGTGTCGTCGTCCTGGCCGGGATCATCTACGTGGTCACCCAGCTGGTCACCGGCATCACCGTCGTCGGCAACCCCGACGGCACGTTCGGGGAGACCGGGACCTTCCTCTGGGTCGCCCTGCTCTTCGCGGTGGTCAACTCCATCGTCGGCCCGGTGGTGCGGCTGCTCAGCCTGCCGTTCGTGGTGCTCACGCTGGGGCTGTTCCTGCTGGTCGTGAACGCGGCCATGCTCGGCATCACCGCGGCGGTGTCCGACCGGCTGCAGGTCGACGGCTTCTGGACGGCGATCGTGGGCGGCTTCCTCATCGCCCTCTTCAGCTGGATCGCGGAGCTGATCCTGCCGCTCAAGGTGAAGGCCTGA
- a CDS encoding lysophospholipase — protein MTTHTEGHLSTGQFWQSWTPEAEVTGVVVLVHGLHEHGGRYAHVAERLARAGYATSAPDHPGHGRSPGSRGNIGSMAATVAGVDEVVRRAVEAHPGVPLFVYGHSMGGLVAAQYLTGRPSVAVRGAVLSAPALDLSTASGVQRAVAPVLSRLLPDLGVLTLDATAVSRDPAVVAAYQADPLNRMGKVRARTGAEMVAATAAMPDRLRSLTIPLLVLHGSADRLVPPAASELVVDRAGSTDVTHTVYDGLFHEPHNEPEQDRVLDDVVAWLDAHR, from the coding sequence GTGACCACGCACACGGAGGGACACCTCTCGACCGGGCAGTTCTGGCAGTCCTGGACGCCGGAGGCAGAGGTGACCGGGGTGGTCGTGCTGGTGCACGGGCTGCACGAGCACGGCGGCCGGTACGCCCACGTCGCCGAGCGCCTGGCCCGGGCCGGCTACGCCACCTCCGCCCCCGACCACCCGGGGCACGGCCGCTCGCCCGGGAGCCGGGGGAACATCGGCTCGATGGCCGCCACGGTGGCCGGGGTCGACGAGGTCGTCCGGCGGGCGGTCGAGGCGCACCCCGGCGTCCCGCTGTTCGTCTACGGGCACAGCATGGGCGGGCTCGTCGCCGCGCAGTACCTCACCGGTCGGCCCTCGGTCGCCGTCCGCGGCGCCGTGCTCTCCGCCCCCGCGCTGGACCTCTCCACCGCCAGCGGCGTGCAGCGGGCGGTCGCCCCGGTGCTGTCGCGGCTGCTGCCAGACCTCGGCGTACTGACCCTGGACGCGACCGCGGTCAGCCGCGACCCCGCCGTCGTCGCCGCGTACCAGGCCGACCCGCTGAACCGGATGGGCAAGGTCCGGGCGCGCACCGGTGCCGAGATGGTCGCGGCCACCGCCGCGATGCCCGACCGGTTGCGTTCCCTGACGATCCCGCTGCTGGTGCTGCACGGCAGCGCCGACCGGCTGGTGCCGCCTGCAGCCAGCGAGCTCGTCGTGGACCGCGCCGGGTCGACCGACGTCACGCACACCGTCTACGACGGGCTGTTCCACGAGCCGCACAACGAGCCCGAGCAGGACCGGGTGCTCGACGACGTCGTGGCGTGGCTGGACGCACACCGCTGA
- a CDS encoding ABC transporter ATP-binding protein — protein sequence MTTAPLLQVRDLSVAFRTDRGDVEAVSGASLTVHAGQTVAVVGESGSGKSTLTAAVNRLLAPNGRVTQGSVTFDGVDLLARSERQMNGVRGKQIGLVPQDPMSNLNPLRSVGSQIAEVFTVHREARGREAKKKAVELLERVGIADAGRRYAQYPHEFSGGMRQRVLIAMGLALRPQLLIADEPTSALDVTVQKTVLDQLAELTETMGTAVLLVTHDLALAAERADHVVVMRKGAVVEEGPAQTVLTSPTAEYTRLLISAAPSLATSSMVTPPEGTAEPIIEVTGLRKEYPVRTGALGRRTPFTAVDDVSFTIPRGTTVGIVGESGSGKSTVAKMVLKLAEPTAGELAFEGTSVTGIGGRELFAFRRRVQPVFQNPYAALDSRYTVGDAIREPLDVHGVGTPAERRAKVAELLSQVALDPELARRYPHELSGGQRQRVAIARALALDPDVVVLDEAVSALDVLVQAQILELLVSLQRRLGLSYLFISHDLAVVRMICHVVHVMRAGSIVESGSPAELFHHPTHAYTRALLDAIPVGEAGSPSVVPAG from the coding sequence ATGACCACTGCTCCCCTGCTCCAGGTGCGCGACCTGTCGGTCGCCTTCCGCACCGACCGCGGCGACGTCGAGGCCGTCTCCGGTGCCTCCCTGACCGTGCACGCGGGCCAGACCGTCGCCGTGGTGGGTGAGTCCGGGTCGGGCAAGTCCACGCTGACCGCCGCGGTGAACCGGCTGCTGGCCCCCAACGGCCGGGTCACCCAGGGGTCGGTGACCTTCGACGGGGTGGACCTGCTGGCCCGGTCCGAGCGCCAGATGAACGGCGTCCGGGGCAAGCAGATCGGCCTGGTGCCGCAGGACCCGATGTCGAACCTGAACCCGCTGCGCTCGGTGGGGTCGCAGATCGCCGAGGTGTTCACCGTCCACCGCGAGGCCCGCGGCCGGGAGGCGAAGAAGAAGGCGGTCGAGCTGCTGGAGCGGGTCGGCATCGCCGACGCCGGACGGCGCTACGCGCAGTACCCGCACGAGTTCTCCGGCGGCATGCGCCAGCGGGTGCTCATCGCGATGGGCCTGGCCCTGCGTCCCCAGCTCCTCATCGCCGACGAGCCCACGTCCGCCCTGGACGTGACGGTGCAGAAGACCGTGCTGGACCAGCTGGCCGAGCTCACCGAGACGATGGGCACCGCCGTCCTGCTGGTCACCCACGACCTCGCGCTGGCCGCCGAACGGGCCGACCACGTGGTCGTCATGCGCAAGGGCGCGGTCGTGGAGGAGGGCCCGGCGCAGACCGTGCTCACCTCGCCCACCGCCGAGTACACCCGGCTGCTGATCTCGGCCGCGCCCAGCCTGGCGACCTCCTCGATGGTCACCCCGCCGGAGGGCACCGCCGAGCCGATCATCGAGGTCACCGGCCTGCGCAAGGAGTACCCGGTGCGCACCGGCGCCCTGGGCCGGCGCACCCCGTTCACCGCCGTCGACGACGTCTCCTTCACCATCCCCCGCGGGACGACGGTCGGGATCGTCGGGGAGAGCGGCTCGGGCAAGTCGACCGTGGCCAAGATGGTGCTCAAGCTGGCGGAGCCCACCGCCGGCGAGCTGGCCTTCGAGGGCACGTCGGTCACCGGCATCGGGGGCCGGGAGCTCTTCGCGTTCCGCCGACGGGTGCAGCCGGTCTTCCAGAACCCCTACGCCGCCCTGGACTCCCGGTACACGGTGGGCGACGCGATCCGGGAGCCCCTGGACGTGCACGGGGTCGGCACCCCGGCGGAGCGGCGGGCGAAGGTGGCCGAGCTGCTGTCCCAGGTCGCGCTGGACCCCGAGCTGGCCCGCCGGTACCCGCACGAGCTCTCCGGTGGGCAGCGCCAGCGGGTCGCCATCGCCCGGGCCCTGGCCCTGGACCCCGACGTCGTGGTCCTGGACGAGGCGGTGTCGGCGCTGGACGTGCTGGTGCAGGCCCAGATCCTCGAGCTGCTGGTGTCCCTGCAGCGGCGGCTGGGGCTCAGCTACCTGTTCATCAGCCACGACCTGGCCGTCGTCCGGATGATCTGCCACGTCGTGCACGTGATGCGGGCCGGGTCGATCGTGGAGAGCGGCAGCCCCGCCGAGCTCTTCCACCACCCGACCCACGCGTACACCCGCGCCCTGCTCGACGCGATCCCGGTCGGGGAGGCGGGCTCCCCGTCGGTCGTCCCGGCGGGGTGA